One Deinococcus grandis DNA window includes the following coding sequences:
- a CDS encoding acyltransferase encodes MKDADPVSPAPPAPVPKGNLTAIDMFRGLTIIEVVAHHSTGVMLRYLDPASTAHLYTLILNRTLHFAVPAFVFLSAVVLTRSLLKRFEPRRYFWRRLTRGGWPYLLWSVLYALWYVWTDQRVPESLTDPARWRDWLLYGKASYHLYFLLVALEVYVVLPLMLPLARRKPSITAALIFGAALQLGLYLLNREVLRLPFPASTVLWYMLPITLGVAVGARLDEFPAWWRRRRWVLLPVLTLAFSLYLPEALAYARGERVTPIVYSGLSWLYTSLTALALLGLAFRVQRSASTVRLTVALLGTVSLQVYLIHPALLQALERWDAPQGTPWQVALTMLGYFLLALGVPALLGRALLNTRLSTWLFGR; translated from the coding sequence GTGAAGGACGCTGACCCTGTTTCACCCGCCCCCCCGGCCCCGGTCCCGAAGGGAAACCTGACGGCCATCGACATGTTCCGGGGCCTGACGATCATCGAGGTCGTCGCGCACCACTCGACCGGGGTGATGCTGCGGTACCTCGACCCGGCCTCGACGGCGCACCTGTACACGTTGATCCTGAACCGCACGCTGCACTTCGCGGTGCCCGCGTTCGTGTTCCTGTCGGCGGTCGTGCTGACCCGCAGCCTGCTCAAGCGCTTCGAGCCGCGGCGGTACTTCTGGCGGCGCCTGACGCGCGGCGGGTGGCCGTACCTGCTCTGGAGCGTGCTGTACGCCCTGTGGTACGTGTGGACGGATCAGCGTGTGCCGGAATCCCTGACGGACCCGGCCCGCTGGCGGGACTGGCTGCTGTACGGGAAGGCCAGTTACCACCTGTACTTCCTGCTGGTGGCGCTGGAGGTGTACGTGGTGCTGCCGCTGATGCTGCCCCTGGCGCGGCGCAAACCCAGCATCACGGCGGCGCTGATCTTCGGCGCGGCGTTGCAGCTGGGCCTGTACCTGCTGAACCGGGAGGTGCTGCGCCTGCCGTTCCCGGCGAGCACGGTGCTGTGGTACATGCTGCCCATCACGCTGGGCGTCGCGGTGGGCGCGCGCCTGGACGAGTTCCCGGCGTGGTGGCGGCGCAGGCGCTGGGTGCTGCTGCCGGTCCTGACACTGGCGTTCAGCCTGTACCTGCCCGAGGCGCTGGCGTACGCGCGCGGCGAGCGGGTCACGCCCATCGTGTACTCGGGCCTGTCGTGGCTGTACACCAGCCTGACGGCGCTGGCACTGCTGGGACTGGCGTTCCGCGTGCAGCGCAGCGCGTCCACGGTCCGCCTGACGGTGGCGCTGCTGGGCACCGTCAGCCTGCAGGTGTACCTGATCCACCCGGCGCTGCTGCAGGCGCTGGAACGCTGGGACGCGCCGCAGGGCACGCCGTGGCAGGTGGCGCTGACCATGCTGGGGTACTTCCTGCTCGCGCTGGGCGTTCCGGCGCTGCTGGGCCGCGCGCTGCTGAACACGCGCCTGAGTACCTGGCTGTTCGGCCGGTGA
- a CDS encoding prephenate dehydrogenase yields the protein MSAASPSAPGPLFETAVVAGVGLIGGSVALGLRQRLLARRVIGLDASPEVLREAEALGVVDEVRAAPGEWLRGADLVVLAAPMRALAPLARELAPFLNPSALVTDVGSVKGGIAAEMERLGVRHFVAGHPMAGSERGGVTHARAALLENAVWVLTPTDHTPLTALSKVRTLVEELGAAPVVMPPDAHDALVATISHLPYLASLALTHMVARDERLSLLAAGGFRDLTRVASGDPRMSRDMVVENKGALREALTRFRRQLERLEADLDEPEELLEAAREGKRTRDSLPIVRRSLLPQRHDLVVAVPDKPNQIGAVTQALGAAGVNIKDIEVLAIREDGGAIRLGLETPEDVAHAATILQGEGFEVRGRG from the coding sequence ATGAGTGCCGCTTCACCGTCCGCCCCTGGCCCGCTGTTCGAGACCGCCGTGGTGGCGGGCGTGGGGCTGATCGGCGGGAGTGTCGCGCTGGGGCTGAGGCAGCGGCTGCTGGCGCGGCGCGTGATCGGCCTGGACGCCAGCCCCGAGGTGCTGCGCGAGGCCGAGGCGCTGGGCGTCGTGGACGAAGTGCGCGCCGCGCCCGGCGAGTGGCTACGCGGGGCGGATCTGGTGGTGCTGGCCGCGCCGATGCGGGCCCTGGCGCCGCTGGCGCGCGAACTGGCACCGTTCCTGAACCCGTCGGCGCTGGTGACGGACGTGGGCAGCGTGAAGGGCGGCATCGCCGCCGAGATGGAGCGGCTGGGCGTGAGGCACTTCGTGGCGGGGCACCCGATGGCGGGCAGTGAACGGGGCGGCGTGACGCACGCGCGCGCGGCGCTGCTGGAGAACGCCGTGTGGGTACTGACCCCGACGGACCACACGCCGCTGACGGCCCTGAGTAAGGTCCGGACGCTGGTCGAGGAACTGGGAGCCGCGCCGGTCGTGATGCCGCCGGACGCGCACGACGCGCTGGTCGCCACGATCAGTCACCTGCCGTACCTCGCGAGTCTGGCCCTGACGCACATGGTCGCGCGGGACGAGCGGCTGAGTCTGCTCGCGGCGGGTGGTTTCCGGGACCTGACGCGCGTGGCGAGCGGCGACCCGCGCATGAGCCGCGACATGGTCGTGGAGAACAAGGGCGCCCTGCGCGAGGCCCTGACCCGCTTCCGCCGGCAGCTGGAACGCCTGGAAGCCGACCTGGACGAACCCGAGGAACTGCTGGAGGCCGCGCGTGAGGGCAAGCGCACACGCGACAGCCTGCCCATCGTGCGCCGCAGCCTGCTGCCGCAGCGACACGATCTGGTCGTGGCCGTGCCCGATAAGCCTAACCAGATCGGGGCCGTGACGCAGGCGCTGGGCGCGGCGGGCGTGAACATCAAGGACATCGAGGTCCTGGCGATCCGCGAGGACGGCGGCGCGATCCGCCTGGGTCTGGAAACCCCGGAGGACGTCGCGCATGCGGCGACGATCCTGCAGGGCGAGGGCTTCGAGGTGCGTGGGCGCGGCTAA
- a CDS encoding TSUP family transporter, translating into MPGPEVLLYGLPLAFLAGFIDAVAGGGGTITLPTLFLMGLSPAQVVATNKLLAIFGSGSATVQYWRKGHVDRPLVLRLIPLALLGSAVGASLVHFVNPDAFRTLVGVVILGVGALVLVNKSFGLEDRYPGLTARTLALTLPGTFIIGMYDGFLGPGTGTFAMFLFALAGFNLVRASGNARTLNFATNLGAFLFFLIGGQMVWWIGLPMGLANALGAALGARMAMLRGSAFVKWMYGLIVLLVSARLFLG; encoded by the coding sequence GTGCCCGGTCCCGAAGTCCTGCTGTACGGCCTGCCCCTCGCGTTCCTCGCGGGCTTCATCGACGCGGTCGCCGGGGGCGGCGGCACCATCACCCTCCCCACGCTGTTCCTCATGGGCCTGAGCCCCGCGCAGGTCGTCGCCACGAACAAACTCCTGGCGATCTTCGGGTCCGGCAGTGCCACCGTGCAGTACTGGCGCAAGGGGCACGTCGACCGGCCCCTCGTCCTGCGGCTGATCCCCCTGGCCCTGCTGGGCAGCGCGGTCGGCGCGTCCCTCGTGCACTTCGTGAACCCCGACGCGTTCCGCACCCTCGTCGGCGTGGTCATCCTCGGCGTCGGCGCCCTCGTGCTGGTGAACAAATCCTTCGGGCTGGAGGACCGCTACCCCGGCCTCACCGCCCGCACGCTGGCCCTCACCCTGCCCGGCACGTTCATCATCGGGATGTACGACGGCTTCCTCGGCCCCGGCACCGGCACCTTCGCCATGTTCCTGTTCGCCCTCGCCGGTTTCAACCTGGTGCGCGCCAGCGGCAACGCCCGCACCCTGAACTTCGCCACGAACCTCGGCGCGTTCCTGTTCTTCCTGATCGGCGGGCAGATGGTCTGGTGGATCGGCCTGCCCATGGGCCTCGCCAACGCCCTCGGCGCCGCCCTGGGCGCTCGCATGGCGATGCTGCGCGGCAGCGCCTTCGTGAAATGGATGTACGGCCTGATCGTCCTGCTCGTCAGCGCCCGACTGTTCCTGGGCTGA
- a CDS encoding DUF1622 domain-containing protein, giving the protein MLELVKGWTEIVATGVEVAAALIIALAALLALIRALVAFVRPSAQPDAQKESLRLELGRWLAVALEFTLAADILRTAIAPSWDDIGKLAAIAALRTLLNFFLQREIDGHRARGAEAAAREDGVSPGTVGR; this is encoded by the coding sequence ATGCTGGAGCTGGTGAAGGGCTGGACGGAGATCGTGGCGACCGGGGTGGAGGTCGCGGCGGCCCTGATCATCGCGCTGGCGGCGCTGCTGGCGCTAATCCGGGCGCTGGTGGCGTTCGTGCGGCCCTCGGCGCAGCCGGACGCGCAGAAGGAGTCGCTGCGGCTGGAACTGGGCCGCTGGCTGGCGGTGGCGCTGGAGTTCACGCTCGCGGCGGACATCCTGCGCACGGCGATCGCGCCGTCGTGGGACGACATCGGGAAGCTGGCGGCCATCGCGGCGCTGCGGACGCTGCTGAACTTCTTCCTGCAGCGCGAAATCGACGGGCACCGCGCGCGGGGGGCCGAGGCGGCCGCGCGGGAGGACGGGGTCAGCCCAGGAACAGTCGGGCGCTGA
- a CDS encoding Cof-type HAD-IIB family hydrolase: protein MLGLICVDVDGTLVGTGNLVRDDVWAALADARARGVRIALCSGRPAIGNARAYAERLDPDGWHVFQNGASIVNVGSGASLSEAIPEGGLNLLIARAAQTDRLLEVYTDLEFAITKPGDLAERHAALLGVPYEARTPESLDGTVVRAQWVVPRAEEGAVVAEPHPGMDLHPAGSPVMPDAMFISVTRAGVSKGTAVQRVAAQYGLTMDRVMMVGDGENDVTALRVVGHPVAMGNADAPAIAASRYRVAHVDEGGLREAVELALSL from the coding sequence ATGCTTGGACTGATCTGTGTGGATGTAGACGGCACCCTGGTGGGCACCGGGAACCTCGTGCGGGACGACGTGTGGGCCGCGCTGGCCGACGCCCGCGCGCGCGGCGTGCGGATCGCGCTGTGCAGCGGCCGCCCCGCCATCGGCAACGCCCGCGCGTACGCCGAGCGGCTCGACCCGGACGGCTGGCACGTCTTCCAGAACGGCGCGAGCATCGTGAACGTCGGCAGCGGCGCCAGCCTGTCCGAGGCGATTCCCGAAGGCGGCCTGAACCTCCTGATCGCCCGCGCCGCGCAGACGGACCGCCTGCTGGAGGTCTACACCGACCTGGAGTTCGCCATCACGAAACCCGGTGACCTCGCCGAGCGGCACGCGGCCCTACTGGGCGTTCCCTACGAGGCCCGCACGCCGGAGAGCCTGGACGGTACGGTCGTCCGCGCGCAGTGGGTCGTCCCCCGCGCCGAGGAGGGTGCGGTCGTCGCCGAACCGCACCCCGGCATGGACCTGCACCCGGCGGGCAGCCCGGTCATGCCGGACGCGATGTTCATCAGCGTCACGCGCGCCGGAGTCAGCAAGGGCACCGCCGTGCAACGCGTCGCGGCGCAGTACGGCCTGACCATGGACCGCGTGATGATGGTCGGTGATGGCGAGAACGACGTCACCGCACTGCGCGTCGTGGGTCACCCGGTCGCCATGGGGAACGCCGACGCGCCCGCCATCGCCGCCAGCCGCTACCGCGTCGCGCACGTGGACGAGGGCGGCCTGCGCGAAGCGGTCGAACTGGCCCTGTCGCTGTAA
- a CDS encoding PhzF family phenazine biosynthesis isomerase: MIAYSEVSAFTETPGHGNRAGVVLDAAHLSRQDMQALAELLGAPETVFITRREGIIARVRYFTPTQEVDFCGHATIALGFTLAQAGQWPDGQDLHLDTLVGRVPLRLHSEAGVPRRVWMRQPSPAYRAVPATLRADLAEALGIDHRMIHRGLPLAAASTGLWSVFVPLLDAVILDGLEPDLTRVHALSDALGVGSIYAYAPMGVNRFAARDFAPALGIPEDPVTGSAGGALMALLASQGRLPVRGERACGLVYQGHALGTPGEVEVELELDGQRVTKVHVGGCATVEREGVWTPPTPATR, from the coding sequence ATGATCGCCTACAGCGAGGTCAGTGCCTTCACCGAAACGCCCGGACACGGCAACCGGGCGGGCGTGGTGCTGGACGCCGCGCACCTCTCCCGGCAGGACATGCAGGCGCTCGCCGAGCTGCTGGGCGCCCCCGAGACCGTGTTCATCACCCGCCGCGAGGGCATCATCGCGCGCGTCCGGTACTTCACGCCCACCCAGGAAGTCGACTTCTGCGGGCACGCCACCATCGCCCTGGGGTTCACGCTGGCACAGGCCGGACAGTGGCCCGACGGGCAGGACCTCCACCTCGACACGCTGGTGGGCCGCGTGCCGCTGCGCCTGCACAGCGAGGCGGGCGTGCCGCGCCGCGTGTGGATGCGGCAGCCCTCCCCCGCCTACCGCGCCGTGCCCGCCACGCTGCGCGCCGACCTGGCCGAGGCGCTCGGCATCGACCACCGCATGATCCACCGTGGCCTGCCGCTGGCCGCCGCCAGTACGGGCCTCTGGAGCGTGTTCGTGCCGCTGCTGGACGCCGTGATCTTGGACGGACTGGAACCGGACCTGACCCGCGTCCACGCCCTGAGCGACGCGCTGGGCGTGGGCAGCATCTATGCGTACGCGCCGATGGGCGTGAACCGCTTCGCCGCGCGGGACTTCGCGCCCGCCCTGGGCATCCCCGAGGACCCCGTGACCGGCAGCGCGGGCGGCGCGCTGATGGCACTGCTGGCCAGTCAGGGCCGCCTGCCGGTGCGGGGCGAGCGCGCCTGCGGCCTCGTGTACCAGGGACACGCGCTGGGCACCCCCGGCGAGGTCGAGGTGGAACTGGAACTCGACGGGCAGCGCGTCACGAAGGTCCACGTGGGCGGCTGCGCGACCGTGGAACGCGAGGGCGTCTGGACGCCCCCCACGCCCGCCACGCGCTGA
- a CDS encoding class I adenylate-forming enzyme family protein codes for MRQVWTAVRATGALGKQPARAALSLLHCLGREGPTLAGVVAWQAQGDPERLALTDGTERLTYAELQSRVQERSQAWWGAHPPGTLVGLEGGGGQVAFVVDLLAGLRLGWRVVPLAPGQTGMRLASPPPPSTPPVAGRGGWLPPRAGRPVLMTSGSSGAPRLVRSAVRPVAALRVAGALLDALRPHRDAPVALPLPLWHGHGLATLALALGVGAPLHLRAGASPQEIWATLAAEGAEVLAVVPTVLHRLLAVPGNAPRLRVVLSGSAPLSPELSAATRARLGDVLFDAFGSTELGVLTLATPADLRGAPGSVGRPLPGVTVRVAPDGRVLARGLLRRGWHPTGDLGVLDDSGRLTLRGRADDLMVIGGENVWPAELEAALLAVPGVVACAVLPVPCAEYGQRPVAFVEGDVDEAALHAFALSRWPRRLRPVRWVRGPLPRTPLGKVARGVLLSRL; via the coding sequence GTGAGGCAGGTGTGGACGGCGGTCCGGGCGACGGGCGCGCTGGGCAAGCAACCCGCGCGGGCGGCCCTGTCCCTGCTGCACTGCCTGGGGCGCGAGGGGCCGACCCTGGCGGGCGTGGTGGCGTGGCAGGCACAGGGCGACCCGGAGCGGCTGGCCCTGACGGACGGGACGGAACGCCTGACCTACGCCGAGTTGCAGTCGCGGGTGCAGGAGCGGTCGCAGGCGTGGTGGGGCGCGCACCCGCCGGGCACCCTCGTCGGACTGGAGGGTGGCGGCGGGCAGGTGGCGTTCGTGGTGGACCTGCTGGCGGGCCTGCGGCTGGGCTGGCGGGTCGTGCCCCTCGCGCCGGGTCAGACGGGCATGCGGCTTGCATCTCCCCCACCACCCTCTACCCCACCGGTGGCCGGTCGGGGCGGCTGGCTGCCGCCGCGTGCGGGACGCCCGGTGCTGATGACGTCGGGGAGTTCCGGGGCGCCCCGACTGGTCCGGTCGGCCGTACGGCCCGTGGCGGCGCTGCGGGTCGCGGGGGCGCTGCTGGACGCGCTGCGGCCACACCGGGACGCCCCGGTCGCGCTGCCGCTGCCGCTGTGGCACGGGCACGGTCTGGCGACCCTGGCCCTGGCACTGGGGGTGGGAGCGCCGCTGCACCTGCGGGCCGGGGCTTCGCCTCAGGAGATCTGGGCCACGTTGGCGGCCGAGGGGGCGGAGGTGCTGGCGGTCGTTCCCACGGTCCTGCACCGGCTGCTGGCCGTGCCTGGGAATGCGCCCCGGTTGCGGGTGGTGCTCAGCGGATCGGCACCGCTGTCACCGGAGCTGTCGGCCGCGACCCGCGCGCGGCTGGGGGACGTGCTGTTCGATGCGTTCGGCAGCACGGAACTGGGCGTGCTGACCCTGGCGACCCCGGCGGACCTGCGCGGCGCGCCGGGGTCGGTGGGTCGGCCCCTGCCCGGCGTGACCGTACGGGTCGCGCCGGACGGGCGGGTACTGGCGCGTGGGCTGCTGCGTCGGGGCTGGCACCCGACTGGTGACCTGGGCGTGCTGGACGACTCTGGGCGCCTGACGCTGCGGGGGCGCGCGGACGACCTGATGGTGATCGGCGGGGAGAACGTCTGGCCCGCTGAGCTGGAAGCGGCGCTGCTGGCCGTGCCGGGGGTGGTGGCATGCGCGGTCCTGCCGGTCCCGTGCGCTGAGTACGGGCAGCGGCCGGTGGCGTTCGTGGAGGGTGACGTGGACGAGGCCGCGCTGCACGCCTTCGCGCTGTCGCGGTGGCCGCGTCGCCTGAGGCCCGTCCGGTGGGTGCGGGGTCCGCTGCCGAGGACGCCGCTGGGGAAGGTGGCGCGCGGTGTCCTCCTTTCCCGCCTGTGA
- a CDS encoding SDR family NAD(P)-dependent oxidoreductase, producing MRRALLSPPACRDLSALRGAVGGRAVLVTGASSGVGEATALRLGEAGATVLLLARREKQLREVAARIGAAGGRAVVVPADLSDPASVDAAAREVLKAALVLAGVVSNAGRSVRRRALDGAPRADLERLLAVNVTGPARLLLALRPALEAGSVVVNVSSVSARHVGAPRWGAYQGSKAAFNLWVQAAVAEWPGVRGASVYLPLVRTPMIAPTRAYRFLPALSAAEAAEVVTLPFVRRVVRVAPWWLPGVEIAGIVCPGVLARGLAWAERVEARLERRQ from the coding sequence GTGCGCCGCGCCCTGCTGTCCCCGCCTGCCTGCCGTGACCTGAGTGCCCTGCGCGGGGCGGTGGGGGGCCGGGCGGTCCTGGTGACCGGTGCGTCGTCCGGGGTGGGCGAGGCGACGGCGCTGCGGCTGGGCGAGGCCGGGGCGACGGTGCTGCTGCTGGCGCGGCGCGAGAAGCAGCTGCGCGAGGTGGCCGCGCGGATCGGCGCGGCGGGGGGCCGGGCGGTGGTGGTCCCGGCGGACCTGAGCGACCCGGCGTCGGTGGACGCGGCGGCCCGCGAGGTGCTGAAGGCGGCGTTGGTCCTGGCGGGCGTGGTGAGCAACGCGGGGCGGTCGGTGCGGCGGCGGGCGCTGGACGGCGCGCCGAGGGCGGATCTGGAGCGACTGCTGGCCGTGAACGTGACCGGCCCGGCGCGGCTGCTGCTGGCGCTGCGCCCGGCGCTGGAGGCGGGGAGTGTGGTGGTGAACGTGTCGAGCGTGTCGGCGCGGCACGTGGGTGCGCCGCGCTGGGGGGCGTACCAGGGCAGTAAGGCGGCGTTCAACCTGTGGGTGCAGGCGGCGGTCGCGGAGTGGCCGGGGGTGCGGGGCGCGTCGGTGTACCTGCCGCTGGTGCGCACGCCGATGATCGCCCCGACCCGCGCGTACCGGTTCCTGCCCGCGCTGAGTGCCGCCGAGGCGGCCGAGGTGGTCACGCTGCCGTTCGTGCGGCGGGTGGTGCGGGTCGCGCCGTGGTGGCTGCCGGGCGTGGAGATCGCAGGCATCGTGTGCCCGGGCGTCCTGGCGCGGGGACTGGCATGGGCGGAGCGGGTCGAGGCCCGGCTGGAGCGGCGACAGTGA
- a CDS encoding prephenate dehydratase translates to MSDPAPATAAVPVLTAGVVAFQGNPGSYGEIAALNAVAGMAETRGYPTFHEVARAVETGEAEYGVLPVENSLMGAIHQSIDLLSETDLHVVGEVVVRVSHCLMALPGVEIGDIRRVASQQPALDQCTDLIRQHGWQPVAAHDTAGSAKNLAQSGERDLAAIASERAAQLYGLNILQRNIEDEPFNYTRFMILARHEPAPSDAPHKTSLVFAVRHTPGFLVETLNELRGLNLSRIESRPRRDRAWSYLMYVDIEGDARDPKVAQALAGVLRKASYAKIIGSYPSAQGTVN, encoded by the coding sequence ATGAGTGACCCAGCCCCCGCGACCGCTGCCGTGCCCGTTCTCACCGCCGGGGTGGTGGCGTTTCAGGGGAATCCCGGTTCGTACGGGGAGATCGCCGCGCTGAACGCCGTGGCTGGTATGGCCGAGACGCGCGGGTACCCGACCTTCCACGAGGTCGCCCGCGCCGTCGAGACCGGCGAGGCCGAGTACGGCGTGCTGCCGGTCGAGAACAGCCTGATGGGCGCGATCCACCAGAGCATCGACCTCCTGAGCGAGACGGACCTGCATGTGGTCGGCGAGGTGGTGGTGAGGGTGTCGCACTGCCTGATGGCACTGCCCGGCGTGGAGATCGGCGACATCCGCCGTGTGGCGAGCCAGCAGCCCGCGCTGGACCAGTGCACGGACCTGATCCGCCAGCACGGCTGGCAGCCGGTCGCCGCGCACGACACGGCGGGCAGCGCGAAGAACCTCGCGCAGAGCGGCGAACGCGACCTCGCCGCCATCGCCAGCGAACGCGCCGCGCAGCTGTACGGCCTGAACATCCTCCAGCGGAACATCGAGGACGAACCGTTCAACTACACGCGCTTCATGATCCTCGCGCGGCACGAGCCCGCCCCGTCGGACGCGCCGCACAAGACCAGCCTCGTGTTCGCCGTGCGTCACACACCGGGCTTCCTCGTCGAGACGCTGAACGAACTGCGCGGCCTGAACCTCTCGCGCATCGAGAGCCGCCCCCGCCGCGACCGCGCCTGGAGTTACCTGATGTACGTGGACATCGAGGGCGACGCCCGCGATCCGAAGGTCGCCCAGGCGCTCGCCGGGGTGCTGCGCAAGGCCAGTTACGCGAAGATCATCGGCTCGTACCCGAGTGCCCAGGGCACCGTGAACTGA